Sequence from the Penicillium oxalicum strain HP7-1 chromosome IV, whole genome shotgun sequence genome:
AAGTGGTCAGATCCCGGTCGATCTGGGCATCTGGACGGGtgtcgagctggtcgagggGGATTTGGTGAACTCCGTGAGGGAGTGAATAGGGATAAGAATCCAtgggagagggagaggaggttGATGAATTGAGGTCAGAATCCAGCATATGATGTTCAGAATAAGAGATGTAAAGGGATGTGTGCCAGGAAAATATGCTGTCTAATGCAGCCTTTTCGGTCGACCAAAGAGACTCTAGTAGTAGCACTGTAGCACGACAATACTTGAGGCTAGTTTGGGTCTATTTGCGTGGTCGAGCTCAGGCCGTGGTGGCTGATCGACGATTTATAGAGAATCCTGTCAAGTAGAGCTAAAATTTGGCAAGCATCAGTATGAAATATGCTATCTCTTCAGTGATGGATGAATCTGACCAAGATCTACCTCGGTCAAATAAAGCTGCTCCTGTTCATGCACACAGCATCCAATCagcttgaagaaaaaaaaatctctcGACCAGCCACACGTCGCCGACGGAATCTGAGTCAGAATGAGTGAAAATGATTGTGGTGTCCCACTTAAGCTTCAACGATCGGAACGGGGGAGTGGAGAACCTCAAACAGATGCACGCGCTGCACTTTTGCGGAGTCCACTCGGtgggaaaaggggggagacTTGGTACCCGAAGTTGATCGCGttctgttttttctttctttttagCGTTTCTGCTCAAACTTCAAAGGAGCACTTTCTGCTAATCTCTGGCTTTTGTGtgagtctctctctctctaggTTGATTTTAGTGGGGTGCGATTATCATAAATTGGCGTGTTCTACGAGAACTAATGCCTATCAAAGGACGGGGACTGATTTTCAAGTCATGTCCAGTAGCCATGACAAGCTGCCCAAAACATCAgacttgatgaagatgccagAAATTCTTTTGTAGTGCGACTGAGTTGGCGTGGAGTAGTGTCAGAACCAGCGAGATGTAAAAAAACACTGTAGGCATCGAGTCGTGACTTTGGACCGAGAGTACGTGATGGATGAATAAGAACAAAGAACAGGCATGTCCTGGAGCTCGCGCCTCATGAATTCTCGCTTGTGCTAGGAGGCTGACGACCGTACGCAGGTTTTGGGTCATTTCTTGTTCAATCGTGTCCTGATATAGTAATTTATAAACAACCCAGTTCGTTTTGAGACATCTCCAACGCCAAAGGCTTAAAGTCCCACGGGTGGCTCAAAGACCAATGAACCATAGCAAAGCATGCCGAAAGCTTCTATCCCGAGCTATGTGTGAGAAGGCCGATGATACTCTCTGTATACATACAGAAGCACATCCCTCATCGAGTCGCTCCACATCTATCATAATGGATATTGAACCGGAATTTAATACCAAATCCATCCAGGCAAGGACGCTCTTCAATCAAATCTTCATCTCTCCACAGAGAACGACATCCTCTCCAAACGGATACCACTGCACATTTTTCAACCTCGCTGCCGACATTGGCTCCCCATCCTCACCCAACCGTCTAGCAGGGGAGACAACAACGCCCCCTTGCCCCAGCCACGTGGGCGCAATCGTCAAAATGACTCGATCTACAAGAGCCATGTAGGACGGCTCCAGTAACGAGTTGATCACCCGGGCACCGCCCTCAATCATCACACTCCGGAGGCCATTTGATCGCAAAACACGAAGCAATCCCCTCCAATCCATGCGGCGACTCCCCGAATCCGAAGACGGAATGTTCATCGTGATGAAACGTCCACCATAAGCTTCCATCAGAGCTGCCTTTTCGGCTGGGGGCTCCTGCACCGTGGTGACAATCCACGGCGCACGACCACGACCCTCTCTGCACATTTGAAACAATTTGCTTCCTTCAGAAAAGTCCCACTTTAATGAAGGATCAATGACGATAGGCCGGGGTTGACCGTGCAAGCCTTCGCCGCCGTAGCCTCCTACCCCGGCGATCCGGCAATTCAGCCCTGGGTCATCGGCCACGGCGGTACCGACGCCGATCAAAATGCCATCATGACGAGATCGCAAGTAGTGGGTCATTGCTTTGGACTGGGGTCCTGACAATGCCGTGCGCGTACCCGGTGCCAAGGACAGTGAAGAATCCAGCGACGTTGCAAACGTGAGGGTTGTAAAGGGCAGATCTGGCCGCGGAGTCGAGCCATCTTGAGGCGGCAAGGAAGGCTCTAAAAAGGTCCTGTCCGATTCTGGAAAATGTAATGCATCTCTACTTGAGCTTGACATGGCCGGATTGATGcggtttgttttttttgtatttgtTTCCCCAAGTAGCCTGCTTCGTGCGAAATGTAGAGACAGTCAGGTCCAGGAACATTGGTAAGTGGGTTAAAAGTGGACTGCATGCCTTAGGCACTGATATGTTTTCTCCTTGGGAGGTCCATCGAAACGCCCAACTTTATTTGAGTGCCGATCCATGGGACTGAAGAGGGAAGAACGCTCCAGTAATCTTAACACTTCTCCATCCGTAGGATGATTACGGATCTGGTTCATGGCTGGAAAATATTGGTCTTTTTACAAAACAAATAGCTTCCTTTGAAATTGATTCTTACTATTCTCCTTATGGATCTGTTCAGAGGAGGGTGAGGCTTAATTGGGGAAACGCGAACAAGAAGGCTCAGAGAAAGGAAATCGAAAATACAGATATTGAGAACAAGTTCTATTTCACAGTAAAATCAATGTTGCCCAGACATCACTACCCATGGGGATATACTATTGCTCAAAATTGATAGCAGGTGACATGCGACATCCTACCGCACGTGAATGACGCCCTTGGACATACTAAGATCAGCAACGTACATGGCACGCCCATCATCGATGGATTTGCCATTCTTGAAAGCATGGAAGACAATCTTGGATCCGTCTTCGTTAAAGTCAGCGCCTCCCGGCCCGCTCAAGGGTCCCACGTTACTCGAGTCACCCGAGACCAGCAATGGGGCATCGGGACCGTGAACTTTCTGCCAAGGACCAGTAATTTTGCTCGCGACGGCATAGCTGATGTCGTACTTGGGAGTGTTGTACCAGTTCGAGGAAAAGGTGAGATAGTAGGTTCCACCTACTTTGGCAAGACTGGGGGCTTCCACAAGGGGTCCGTCAATCTCGTCGCGGTCGATCAGCTTAATAGGGTCGCCGTCGGGCGTCACGGCGTCCGATTTGAGCTTTTGCAGCATGATTGGAGTCGGGTTGAGCTTGTTGTCCTTGTTCAGGCTGTTGCCATCGATCTTGTAGACAACGTAGTGGATGTTTCCATCTTTGAAGCCATCAGCATCAATGGCTCCACCTTTGTCGACTGGGCAAGCCAGAGGACTCTTCTCCACAGTGTAGGGACCCGTCACTTTGTCTGCAATGGCAGCGCCGATACAGTGTCTGTGGGACCCTTCACTGACAGAGGCTGAAATGTACATGACGAATTTGCCATCATCCTGGAGTAGATGCATCAGCTTCGGAGCGCACAGATTCAGAATGTCAACAATGATGTCGTTTGACTTACACGCTGAATCACATCGGGGGCCCAAATCATAGGATGGCTGTTCACCCAGGATGGGAAGGGACCAGGTACGGGGTCGTGGCCGCGCATCAACTCCCACTTGGAAAAGTCGGTGGAATGCGCCATCTGCACATACACCCCGTTACCACCCGTGGCAAATGCGTAGTAACCATCTTTGGTATGGATCACGGATGGGTCTGCAAAGTTTTCATCAAGGGCAAGAGTGGCGTGGGCAGTTGCAAGGCTGCTCATCATGAGCGCCGAAGCAACTGCGATCTTGTAGATTGAACTCATGGCAGCAGAGTGGACGTGGTGTGACAGAACACACGGAATAATAAGTGAGACCGTCGTCTGTGCGATCAAATGGAATATGCGTCGAGAAACTTGCTCCTTCTGTCAGCCCTCTTATAGATTTTCATCGCCCATGGATGCTGGTTCAGAACTAAACAGCGGCCCTCGATCGTATTGTCCTCTTACGCAGACTCCACATTTGCTATCGACAGTCGATTCTCAGCCCCATTTAAGGCCCCCCCTTCAACAAGTCGATGATGTGTAGCATTCCCCAGACCCCGCGACGATCGGTGTCGGGGGCCAAAACTGAATAAGCAAATCGCTTTGACGCTTTGCGCAGGGGACCTTAGTGACAATGCAAAAAAAATGACTTCATCTTCGGCAGAAAATGTCACCCTGACCGTCTGAGCGGTAAAAGAGATCTAATTTCCGAGTAGAGCAAGCCTCGTGGGGTCTAGCTTTGCTCGAAATGGTCTGGACCTGCAGGCTAATAATAGAAAGCCGTAATGTGAGTGAAAATCGCGTTACATTGCATCAGTTGGAGTAAGCAGAAGCGAGCGCGGAtttgccaaaaaaaaaaagaactggTTTTATGTTTA
This genomic interval carries:
- a CDS encoding 2,5-diamino-6-ribosylamino-4(3H)-pyrimidinone 5'-phosphate reductase, encoding MSSIYKIAVASALMMSSLATAHATLALDENFADPSVIHTKDGYYAFATGGNGVYVQMAHSTDFSKWELMRGHDPVPGPFPSWVNSHPMIWAPDVIQRDDGKFVMYISASVSEGSHRHCIGAAIADKVTGPYTVEKSPLACPVDKGGAIDADGFKDGNIHYVVYKIDGNSLNKDNKLNPTPIMLQKLKSDAVTPDGDPIKLIDRDEIDGPLVEAPSLAKVGGTYYLTFSSNWYNTPKYDISYAVASKITGPWQKVHGPDAPLLVSGDSSNVGPLSGPGGADFNEDGSKIVFHAFKNGKSIDDGRAMYVADLKPSLPPQDGSTPRPDLPFTTLTFATSLDSSLSLAPGTRTALSGPQSKAMTHYLRSRHDGILIGVGTAVADDPGLNCRIAGVGGYGGEGLHGQPRPIVIDPSLKWDFSEGSKLFQMCREGRGRAPWIVTTVQEPPAEKAALMEAYGGRFITMNIPSSDSGSRRMDWRGLLRVLRSNGLRSVMIEGGARVINSLLEPSYMALVDRVILTIAPTWLGQGGVVVSPARRLGEDGEPMSAARLKNVQWYPFGEDVVLCGEMKI